A genomic region of Tissierella sp. contains the following coding sequences:
- a CDS encoding NUDIX domain-containing protein, whose product MNNKRMEMGIKALIFNNDKFLVMHNNGVKEDLWELPGGRMEFGETAEETLKREILEETGLAVKPIKLLDTWNLVEENHQITGIIYLCKLEEGEVRLSDEHDAFQWLGTDDESLKKMYNVFRVRMVHWDWDEIREIYNRGRDNGNTNNNKN is encoded by the coding sequence GTGAATAATAAGAGAATGGAAATGGGAATTAAGGCGTTAATTTTTAATAATGACAAGTTTTTAGTAATGCATAATAATGGCGTAAAAGAGGATTTATGGGAATTGCCTGGTGGTCGAATGGAATTTGGTGAAACAGCAGAAGAAACCTTAAAGAGAGAAATATTAGAAGAAACAGGACTAGCTGTCAAGCCTATAAAATTATTAGATACATGGAATTTAGTTGAGGAGAATCATCAAATAACAGGAATCATTTACTTATGTAAATTAGAAGAAGGTGAAGTAAGATTATCAGATGAGCATGATGCATTTCAATGGTTAGGAACAGATGATGAGTCACTGAAAAAGATGTATAATGTTTTTAGAGTAAGAATGGTACATTGGGATTGGGATGAGATAAGAGAGATTTATAATA
- a CDS encoding P1 family peptidase yields the protein MGNRKIRDYGINIGTFAIGNTNSITDVKGVKVGHVTLDEGAIKTGVTAILPHTGNIFKDKLVAACHVINGFGKSTGLIQIEELGTIETPIILTNTLSVGTAHEALVRYMLKDNEDIGDTTGTVNPIICECNDGVISDIRGLHIKEEHVYEAIERSSTEFAEGDVGAGRGMICYDLKGGIGSSSRIVQLGGNSYTIGVLALSNFGTLKDFALNGDHIGPRLADKIDKMNSTEDKGSIIIILATDIPLSSRQLKRVIKRVYPGISRTGSYTGNGSGEVVIGFSTANIIKHYEENDIVDIKIINENKINRVFKATVEATEEAIINSMICSSSTVDRKGNMVYSLKDLM from the coding sequence GTGGGAAATAGAAAAATTAGAGATTATGGAATTAATATAGGTACTTTTGCAATTGGAAATACTAACTCAATTACTGATGTAAAGGGAGTAAAGGTAGGACATGTGACTTTGGATGAAGGAGCTATAAAGACTGGAGTAACTGCAATATTACCCCATACTGGCAATATATTTAAGGATAAGTTAGTCGCTGCATGTCATGTAATAAATGGATTTGGTAAGTCTACAGGACTTATTCAGATTGAAGAACTAGGCACTATAGAAACACCTATTATACTTACTAATACCCTTAGTGTTGGTACAGCCCATGAAGCACTGGTAAGATATATGTTAAAGGATAACGAGGATATTGGGGACACCACTGGCACTGTAAATCCTATTATATGCGAATGTAATGATGGGGTAATAAGTGATATTAGAGGACTTCATATAAAGGAAGAACATGTTTATGAAGCCATAGAAAGATCTAGTACTGAATTTGCTGAAGGAGATGTTGGAGCTGGTAGAGGCATGATATGCTATGACTTAAAAGGTGGAATAGGATCATCCTCTAGAATTGTCCAGCTTGGAGGCAATTCATATACAATAGGTGTACTGGCTTTAAGTAATTTTGGTACATTGAAGGACTTTGCTTTAAACGGAGATCATATAGGACCTAGATTAGCTGATAAGATAGATAAAATGAATTCAACAGAGGATAAGGGTTCTATAATCATAATATTAGCTACAGATATTCCCTTATCATCTAGGCAATTAAAGAGAGTAATAAAAAGGGTCTATCCTGGAATCTCTAGAACTGGAAGCTACACAGGTAATGGAAGTGGTGAAGTAGTCATAGGATTTTCAACAGCCAACATAATCAAACATTATGAGGAAAATGACATTGTCGATATTAAGATAATTAATGAAAATAAGATAAACAGAGTTTTCAAAGCAACTGTTGAAGCAACTGAAGAAGCCATAATAAACTCAATGATATGCTCTAGCAGTACTGTAGATAGAAAAGGGAATATGGTGTATTCATTGAAGGATTTAATGTAA